The following are encoded in a window of Arvicanthis niloticus isolate mArvNil1 chromosome 1, mArvNil1.pat.X, whole genome shotgun sequence genomic DNA:
- the LOC117693202 gene encoding solute carrier family 22 member 12 isoform X2 yields the protein MAFPELLDRVGGLGRFQLFQMIALVTPILWVTTQNMLENFSAAVPHHRCWVPLLDNSTSQASIPGDFGPDDLLTVSIPPGPDQQPHQCLRFRRPQWQLIESNATATNWSNADTEPCEDGWVYNHSTFRSTIVTTWDLVCDSQALRPMAQSIFLAGILVGAAVCGRASDRWLPESARWLITVGKLDQGLRELQRVAAVNRRKAEGDTLTMEVLQSVMQEEPRGDQAGASLSTLLHTPGLRLRTFISMLCWFAFGFTFYGLALDLQALGSNTFLLQALIGIVDLPVKTGSLLLLNRLGRRLCQTSSLVLPGLCILANILVPHEMGGLRSSLAVLGLGSLGAAFTCVTIFSSELFPTVIRMTAVGLGQVAARGGAMLGPLVRLLGVYGSWLPLLVYGVVPVLSGLAALLLPETKNLPLPDTIQDIQKQSVKKVTHDIPDSSVLMSTRL from the exons GGTGACCCCCATTTTGTGGGTCACCACCCAGAACATGCTGGAGAACTTCTCAGCTGCAGTTCCCCACCACCGATGTTGGGTGCCTCTTCTGGACAACAGCACCTCCCAGGCGAGTATCCCTGGGGACTTTGGACCCGATGATCTTCTGACCGTCTCCATCCCACCTGGTCCTGATCAGCAACCCCACCAATGCCTCCGCTTCCGACGACCTCAATGGCAACTTATAGAGTCCAACGCCACGGCCACCAACTGGAGCAACGCTGACACTGAACCATGTGAAGATGGCTGGGTTTACAACCACAGTACCTTCAGGTCCACAATCGTGACCACG TGGGACCTGGTATGTGATTCCCAGGCCCTGAGACCCATGGCCCAGTCCATCTTCCTGGCTGGAATCCTGGTAGGAGCCGCAGTGTGCGGCCGTGCCTCAGATAG GTGGCTGCCAGAATCGGCACGCTGGCTCATCACGGTGGGCAAGCTGGACCAGGGCCTGCGGGAACTACAGAGGGTAGCTGCTGTCaacaggaggaaggcagagggagacacATTGACCATGGAG GTCTTGCAGTCAGTCATGCAAGAGGAACCAAGGGGGGACCAAGCTGGCGCCAGTCTGAGCACTCTACTCCACACGCCTGGGCTGCGCCTCCGAACCTTCATCTCCATGCTATGCTG GTTTGCCTTTGGCTTCACCTTCTACGGCCTGGCCCTTGACCTGCAAGCCCTAGGAAGCAATACCTTCCTGCTCCAGGCGCTCATCGGGATTGTGGACCTCCCGGTGAAGACAGGCAGCCTGCTGCTGCTCAACCGCTTGGGCCGGCGCCTCTGCCAGACCAGCTCCCTGGTGCTGCCGGGACTCTGCATCCTGGCCAACATACTGGTGCCCCATG AGATGGGGGGCCTTCGCTCGTCTCTGGCTGTGCTGGGGCTGGGGAGCCTGGGGGCTGCCTTCACCTGTGTCACCATCTTCAGCAGTGAACTCTTCCCCACTGTGATCAG GATGACTGCAGTGGGCCTGGGCCAGGTGGCAGCCCGAGGGGGAGCCATGCTAGGGCCTTTGGTGCGGCTGCTGGGTGTCTATGGCTCCTGGCTGCCCCTGCTGGTGTACGGAGTAGTGCCAGTGTTAAGTGGCCTAGCTGCACTGCTGCTGCCTGAGACCAAGAACTTGCCACTGCCTGACACCATCCAAGACATCCAGAAACA GTCAGTGAAGAAGGTGACACATGACATACCAGACAGTTCCGTCCTGATGTCTACCCGGCTGTAG
- the LOC117693202 gene encoding solute carrier family 22 member 12 isoform X1 produces MAFPELLDRVGGLGRFQLFQMIALVTPILWVTTQNMLENFSAAVPHHRCWVPLLDNSTSQASIPGDFGPDDLLTVSIPPGPDQQPHQCLRFRRPQWQLIESNATATNWSNADTEPCEDGWVYNHSTFRSTIVTTWDLVCDSQALRPMAQSIFLAGILVGAAVCGRASDRFGRRRVLTWSYLLVSLSGTAASLMPIFPLYCLFRFLVAFAVAGVMMNTASLLMEWTSAQGSPLMMTLNAMGFSFGQVLTGSVAYGVRSWRMLQLAVSAPFFLFFVYSWWLPESARWLITVGKLDQGLRELQRVAAVNRRKAEGDTLTMEVLQSVMQEEPRGDQAGASLSTLLHTPGLRLRTFISMLCWFAFGFTFYGLALDLQALGSNTFLLQALIGIVDLPVKTGSLLLLNRLGRRLCQTSSLVLPGLCILANILVPHEMGGLRSSLAVLGLGSLGAAFTCVTIFSSELFPTVIRMTAVGLGQVAARGGAMLGPLVRLLGVYGSWLPLLVYGVVPVLSGLAALLLPETKNLPLPDTIQDIQKQSVKKVTHDIPDSSVLMSTRL; encoded by the exons GGTGACCCCCATTTTGTGGGTCACCACCCAGAACATGCTGGAGAACTTCTCAGCTGCAGTTCCCCACCACCGATGTTGGGTGCCTCTTCTGGACAACAGCACCTCCCAGGCGAGTATCCCTGGGGACTTTGGACCCGATGATCTTCTGACCGTCTCCATCCCACCTGGTCCTGATCAGCAACCCCACCAATGCCTCCGCTTCCGACGACCTCAATGGCAACTTATAGAGTCCAACGCCACGGCCACCAACTGGAGCAACGCTGACACTGAACCATGTGAAGATGGCTGGGTTTACAACCACAGTACCTTCAGGTCCACAATCGTGACCACG TGGGACCTGGTATGTGATTCCCAGGCCCTGAGACCCATGGCCCAGTCCATCTTCCTGGCTGGAATCCTGGTAGGAGCCGCAGTGTGCGGCCGTGCCTCAGATAG GTTTGGGCGCAGAAGGGTGCTGACCTGGAGCTATCTTCTGGTGTCCCTGTCCGGCACAGCAGCCTCCCTCATGCCCATCTTTCCCCTCTACTGTCTGTTCCGTTTCCTGGTGGCCTTTGCAGTGGCCGGTGTCATGATGAACACGGCCAGTCTCT TGATGGAGTGGACGTCAGCCCAGGGTAGCCCTTTGATGATGACCTTGAATGCCATGGGCTTCAGCTTCGGGCAGGTCCTGACAGGCTCTGTGGCCTACGGCGTGCGCAGCTGGAGGATGCTACAGCTGGCTGTCTCtgcccccttctttctcttctttgtttattCATG GTGGCTGCCAGAATCGGCACGCTGGCTCATCACGGTGGGCAAGCTGGACCAGGGCCTGCGGGAACTACAGAGGGTAGCTGCTGTCaacaggaggaaggcagagggagacacATTGACCATGGAG GTCTTGCAGTCAGTCATGCAAGAGGAACCAAGGGGGGACCAAGCTGGCGCCAGTCTGAGCACTCTACTCCACACGCCTGGGCTGCGCCTCCGAACCTTCATCTCCATGCTATGCTG GTTTGCCTTTGGCTTCACCTTCTACGGCCTGGCCCTTGACCTGCAAGCCCTAGGAAGCAATACCTTCCTGCTCCAGGCGCTCATCGGGATTGTGGACCTCCCGGTGAAGACAGGCAGCCTGCTGCTGCTCAACCGCTTGGGCCGGCGCCTCTGCCAGACCAGCTCCCTGGTGCTGCCGGGACTCTGCATCCTGGCCAACATACTGGTGCCCCATG AGATGGGGGGCCTTCGCTCGTCTCTGGCTGTGCTGGGGCTGGGGAGCCTGGGGGCTGCCTTCACCTGTGTCACCATCTTCAGCAGTGAACTCTTCCCCACTGTGATCAG GATGACTGCAGTGGGCCTGGGCCAGGTGGCAGCCCGAGGGGGAGCCATGCTAGGGCCTTTGGTGCGGCTGCTGGGTGTCTATGGCTCCTGGCTGCCCCTGCTGGTGTACGGAGTAGTGCCAGTGTTAAGTGGCCTAGCTGCACTGCTGCTGCCTGAGACCAAGAACTTGCCACTGCCTGACACCATCCAAGACATCCAGAAACA GTCAGTGAAGAAGGTGACACATGACATACCAGACAGTTCCGTCCTGATGTCTACCCGGCTGTAG
- the LOC117693202 gene encoding solute carrier family 22 member 12 isoform X3, whose product MEWTSAQGSPLMMTLNAMGFSFGQVLTGSVAYGVRSWRMLQLAVSAPFFLFFVYSWWLPESARWLITVGKLDQGLRELQRVAAVNRRKAEGDTLTMEVLQSVMQEEPRGDQAGASLSTLLHTPGLRLRTFISMLCWFAFGFTFYGLALDLQALGSNTFLLQALIGIVDLPVKTGSLLLLNRLGRRLCQTSSLVLPGLCILANILVPHEMGGLRSSLAVLGLGSLGAAFTCVTIFSSELFPTVIRMTAVGLGQVAARGGAMLGPLVRLLGVYGSWLPLLVYGVVPVLSGLAALLLPETKNLPLPDTIQDIQKQSVKKVTHDIPDSSVLMSTRL is encoded by the exons ATGGAGTGGACGTCAGCCCAGGGTAGCCCTTTGATGATGACCTTGAATGCCATGGGCTTCAGCTTCGGGCAGGTCCTGACAGGCTCTGTGGCCTACGGCGTGCGCAGCTGGAGGATGCTACAGCTGGCTGTCTCtgcccccttctttctcttctttgtttattCATG GTGGCTGCCAGAATCGGCACGCTGGCTCATCACGGTGGGCAAGCTGGACCAGGGCCTGCGGGAACTACAGAGGGTAGCTGCTGTCaacaggaggaaggcagagggagacacATTGACCATGGAG GTCTTGCAGTCAGTCATGCAAGAGGAACCAAGGGGGGACCAAGCTGGCGCCAGTCTGAGCACTCTACTCCACACGCCTGGGCTGCGCCTCCGAACCTTCATCTCCATGCTATGCTG GTTTGCCTTTGGCTTCACCTTCTACGGCCTGGCCCTTGACCTGCAAGCCCTAGGAAGCAATACCTTCCTGCTCCAGGCGCTCATCGGGATTGTGGACCTCCCGGTGAAGACAGGCAGCCTGCTGCTGCTCAACCGCTTGGGCCGGCGCCTCTGCCAGACCAGCTCCCTGGTGCTGCCGGGACTCTGCATCCTGGCCAACATACTGGTGCCCCATG AGATGGGGGGCCTTCGCTCGTCTCTGGCTGTGCTGGGGCTGGGGAGCCTGGGGGCTGCCTTCACCTGTGTCACCATCTTCAGCAGTGAACTCTTCCCCACTGTGATCAG GATGACTGCAGTGGGCCTGGGCCAGGTGGCAGCCCGAGGGGGAGCCATGCTAGGGCCTTTGGTGCGGCTGCTGGGTGTCTATGGCTCCTGGCTGCCCCTGCTGGTGTACGGAGTAGTGCCAGTGTTAAGTGGCCTAGCTGCACTGCTGCTGCCTGAGACCAAGAACTTGCCACTGCCTGACACCATCCAAGACATCCAGAAACA GTCAGTGAAGAAGGTGACACATGACATACCAGACAGTTCCGTCCTGATGTCTACCCGGCTGTAG